One window from the genome of Glycine soja cultivar W05 chromosome 12, ASM419377v2, whole genome shotgun sequence encodes:
- the LOC114378841 gene encoding uncharacterized protein LOC114378841 → MAMLTILLLSKLLSLFSKFAVATDTITQSEFLEDNTTLVSNNGTFELGFFTPGSSSSPNRYVGIWYKNIPIRTVVWVANRDNPIKDNSSKLSINTQGNLVLVNQNNTVIWSTNTTAKASLVVAQLLDSGNLVLRDEKDTNPENYLWQSFDYPSDTFLPGMKLGWDLKKGLNWFLTAWKNWDDPSPGDFTRSTLHTNNPEEVMWKGTTQYYRSGPWDGIGFSGIPSVSSDSNTNYTIVSNKDEFYITYSLIDKSLISRVVMNQTRYARQRLAWNIDSQTWRVSSELPTDFCDQYNICGAFGICVIGQAPACKCLDGFKPKSPRNWTQMSWNQGCVHNQTWSCRKKGRDGFNKFSNVKVPDTRRSWVNANMTLDECKNKCWENCSCTAYANSDIKGGGSGCAIWFSDLLDIRLMPNAGQDLYIRLAMSETAQQYQEAKHSSKKKVVVIASTVSSVIAILLIFIFIYWSYKNKNKEIITGIEGKNNKSQQEDFELPLFDLASIAHATNNFSNDNKLGEGGFGPVYKGILPYGQEVAVKRLSETSRQGLKEFKNEVMLCAELQHRNLVKVLGCCIQDDEKLLIYEYMANKSLDVFLFDSSQGKLLDWPKRFCIINGIARGLLYLHQDSRLRIIHRDLKASNVLLDNEMNPKISDFGLARMCGGDQIEGKTSRVVGTYGYMAPEYAFDGIFSIKSDVFSFGVLLLEIVSGKKNRLFSPNDYNNLIGHAWRLSKEGKPMQFIDTSLKDSYNLHEALRCIHIGLLCVQHHPNDRPNMASVVVSLSNENALPLPKNPSYQLNDIPTERESSSNTSLSVNDVTTSMLSGRSLLRFHVYQLDLILIMRRLLPLPPAPPFIDPIQQPSSPFHIHPSESPTSVIFTPPLTGNNNQSWSRSIRMALISKNKMGFLTGTISISARTNPLFPYWECCNTLLMSWLIHFVSPSIAQSIIFFENAAAIWTDLRERFSQGDLLRFAELQEEIYSLKQGSTSVTDYYTTLKSLWEELDNFRPLTPCTCSAKDFHHQDFIIRFLKGLNERFAMVRSQILLLDPLPSANKVFSMIIQHEQHHSTNISPSLDVNLFANVVSSRSRGIPQSGGGKSNSSNRKCDHCGRLGHTSDACYQKQGNTIPKCEHCTRYGHTMDICYARFGYPPGHPKYSSRPHLPNKTGTFGGGAAGGAAVNNTTREGNQTLHGEAHKDWTPPRVRPIGCKWVYKIKRLPDGSIERHKACLVAKGFSQIEGVDYFETFSPVVKMSTIRVVLALASINHWTIQQLDSCKLRKSLYGLKRASRKWYEKLSSLLLTYGYRHAHADHSLFIKNHHFEFTALIIYVDDIVLTGNSPCEITNIKKILHSNFHIKDLGTLKYFLGIEVAHSSQGISLCQRKYCLDLLKDSGMLGCKPSSTPMDSTLRLHADSSSLLPNPLPYRRLVGRLIYLTSTRPDIAFAMQQLSQFMSKPTKAHHHAAIKVLRYLKSCPGKGLLFPRNCNTQIRGFSDADWTKKQNTVSRSSSKAEYRALASATCELQWLTFLLRDLQVPCSPQPSLYCDNQSALHIAANLVFHERTKHLDIDYHLVREKSQIGLMRLLPCRMAMLTILLLSKLLSLFSKFAVATDTITQSEFLEDNTTLVSNNGTFELGFFTPGSSSSPNLYVGIWYKNIPIRTVVWVANRDNPINDNSSKLSINTKGNLVLTNQNNTVIWSTNTTTKASLVVAQLLDSGNLVLRDEKDTNPENYLWQSFDYPSDTFLPGMKLGWNLKKGLNRVLTAWKNWDDPSPGDFTLSILHTNNPEEVMWKGTTQYYGSGPWDGTVFSGSPSVSSDSNVNYAIVSNKDEFYITYSLIDKSLISRVVINQTKYVRQRLLWNIDSQTWRVSSELPTDFCDQYNTCGAFGICVIGQVPACKCLDGFKPKSPRNWTQMSWNQGCVHNQTWSCRKKGRDGFNKFNSVKAPDTRRSWVNASMTLDECKNKCWENCSCTAYANSDIKGGGSGCAIWFSDLLNIRLMPNAGQDLYIRLAVSETAQQNQDEKHSSKKKVVVIASTVSSVIAILLIFIFIYWSYKNKNKEIITGIEGKNNKSQQEDFELPLFDLASIAHATNNFSDDNKLGEGGFGPVYKGILPDGQEVAVKRLSRTSRQGLKEFKNEVMLCAELQHRNLVKVLGCCIQDDEKLLIYEYMANKSLDVFLFDSSQGKLLDWPKRFCIINGIARGLLYLHQDSRLRIIHRDLKASNVLLDNEMNPKISDFGLARMCGGDQIEGKTNRVVGTYGYMAPEYAFDGIFSIKSDVFSFGVLLLEIVSGKKNRLFYPNDYNNLIGHAWRLWKEGNPMQFIDTSLKDSYNLHEALRCIHIGLLCVQHHPNDRSNMASVVVSLSNENALPLPKNPSYLLNDIPTERESSSNTSFSVNDVTTSMLSGR, encoded by the exons ATGGCCATGCTTACTATTCTCCTTCTAAGCAAACTactttctctcttctctaaaTTTGCAGTCGCAACAGATACCATCACCCAGTCTGAGTTCCTTGAAGATAACACGACCTTGGTTTCAAACAATGGAACCTTTGAGTTGGGTTTCTTTACCCCGGGTAGTAGTAGTTCCCCGAACCGCTATGTAGGAATCTGGTACAAAAATATTCCAATCAGAACCGTGGTTTGGGTTGCAAACCGCGACAATCCAATCAAAGACAACTCCAGCAAATTGAGCATAAACACACAGGGCAACCTGGTACTTGTCAACCAAAACAACACCGTTATTTGGTCAACAAACACGACAGCAAAAGCATCCCTTGTCGTAGCACAGTTGTTAGACTCAGGCAACTTGGTTCTAAGAGACGAGAAAGACACGAATCCTGAAAACTACTTGTGGCAGAGCTTTGACTATCCCTCAGACACGTTTCTACCTGGAATGAAATTGGGATGGGACTTGAAGAAAGGCCTCAATTGGTTCCTAACTGCTTGGAAAAACTGGGATGACCCTTCACCAGGGGACTTCACACGGTCTACTTTACATACCAATAATCCTGAAGAGGTTATGTGGAAGGGCACAACACAATACTACAGAAGTGGCCCATGGGATGGAATTGGATTCAGCGGTATCCCCTCTGTGTCATCTGACTCAAATACAAACTACACAATTGTGTCCAACAAGGATGAATTTTACATTACATATAGCTTGATCGATAAGTCGTTGATTTCAAGAGTTGTTATGAATCAAACACGATATGCTCGTCAGCGCTTGGCATGGAATATAGATAGTCAAACGTGGAGGGTGTCTTCAGAGTTGCCAACCGATTTCTGCGACCAGTATAATATTTGTGGCGCATTTGGGATTTGTGTCATTGGTCAGGCACCGGCGTGCAAGTGTTTAGATGGATTCAAGCCAAAATCGCCCCGAAATTGGACCCAAATGAGTTGGAATCAGGGGTGTGTGCACAACCAAACATGGAGCTGCAGGAAAAAGGGCAGGGATGGCTTTAACAAATTCAGTAACGTGAAGGTACCAGACACTAGAAGATCGTGGGTTAATGCAAATATGACACTTGATGAGTGCAAAAACAAATGTTGGGAAAATTGCTCATGTACAGCTTATGCAAATTCAGACATCAAGGGAGGAGGTAGTGGCTGTGCCATTTGGTTCAGTGATTTGTTAGATATAAGACTGATGCCAAATGCTGGGCAAGATCTGTATATTAGATTGGCAATGTCTGAAACAG ctcaacaatatcaagaGGCCAAACATAGTTCAAAGAAAAAGGTGGTTGTGATTGCAAGCACGGTCTCCTCTGTAATTGCTATactattaattttcatattcattTACTGGagctacaaaaataaaaataaag AGATCATCACTGGAATCGAAGGAAAGAACAATAAAAGCCAACAAGAAGATTTTGAGCTACCTTTATTTGACCTTGCCTCAATAGCACATGCCACAAATAACTTCTCAAATGACAATAAGCTTGGTGAAGGTGGTTTTGGGCCTGTATACAAG GGAATACTACCATATGGACAAGAGGTTGCTGTTAAGAGGCTTTCCGAAACATCTAGACAAggattaaaagaatttaagaatGAGGTTATGTTATGTGCCGAACTCCAACATCGGAATCTTGTTAAAGTACTTGGCTGCTGCATTCAAGACGATGAGAAATTGCTCATATACGAATATATGGCCAACAAAAGCTTAGACGTCTTTCTTTTTG ATTCTAGTCAAGGTAAACTGCTTGATTGGCCTAAGCGTTTCTGCATTATAAATGGAATTGCTCGGGGACTACTTTATCTTCATCAAGACTCAAGACTAAGGATCATACACAGAGATCTTAAGGCAAGTAATGTTTTATTGGATAATGAAATGAATCCAAAAATTTCAGATTTTGGCTTGGCTCGAATGTGTGGAGGTGATCAAATTGAAGGGAAAACAAGCAGAGTAGTTGGTACATA TGGTTATATGGCACCTGAATATGCCTTTGATGGAATATTTTCCATTAAATCCGATGTGTTTAGCTTTGGTGTATTATTGCTAGAGATAGTAAGTGGCAAGAAAAATAGGCTCTTCTCTCCAAACGACTACAACAATCTTATTGGGCAT gcATGGAGGCTGTCGAAAGAGGGAAAACCAATGCAATTCATTGACACTAGTTTGAAGGACTCATACAATCTACATGAGGCGTTGCGTTGCATTCATATTGGTCTCTTATGTGTGCAACATCATCCTAACGATAGACCAAACATGGCATCTGTGGTTGTATCATTGAGCAACGAGAATGCATTGCCTCTACCAAAGAATCCAAGCTACCAACTCAATGACATACCAACTGAAAGAGAATCTTCTTCTAATACATCCCTTTCTGTTAATGATGTCACTACCTCAATGTTGAGTGGGAGA AGCCTTTTAAGGTTCCATGTCTATCAACTCGATCTGATTTTGATCATGAGGAGACTCCTACCCCTCCCCCCCGCTCCTCCTTTTATCGACCCCATCCAGCAACCTTCTAGCCCATTTCACATTCATCCCAGTGAAAGCCCTACCTCTGTTATTTTTACCCCACCACTTACAGGGAACAACAACCAATCATGGTCTAGATCCATTCGGATGGCCTTgatatccaaaaataaaatgggCTTCCTTACTGGAACAATCTCCATTTCGGCTAGAACTAACCCTCTATTTCCTTATTGGGAGTGTTGCAATACGCTTCTTATGTCTTGGTTGATTCATTTTGTTTCTCCCTCTATTGCCCAAAGTATCATTTTCTTCGAAAATGCTGCTGCCATTTGGACTGATCTTCGCGAAAGGTTCTCTCAAGGCGACTTGTTGCGTTTTGCCGAGTTACaagaagagatttactctctcaAGCAAGGTTCTACTTCTGTCACCGACTACTACACTACTCTCAAATCTTTGTGGGAGGAATTAGACAATTTCCGTCCTTTGACTCCTTGCACTTGCTCAGCCAAAGATTTTCATCATCAGGATTTCATTATCCGATTTCTCAAAGGACTCAATGAGCGCTTCGCCATGGTCCGATCACAGATTCTGCTTCTTGATCCCCTACCTTCTGCCAACAAGGTTTTCTCCATGATTATTCAGCATGAACAACATCATTCCACCAATATCTCACCATCGCTCGATGTTAACCTGTTTGCCAACGTCGTCTCTAGTCGAAGCCGTGGCATTCCACAGTCAGGGGGAGGCAAATCGAACTCTTCCAACCGCAAATGTGACCACTGTGGTCGCCTTGGCCACACCAGCGATGCTTGCTATCAGAAACAAGGAAACACCATTCCTAAATGTGAACATTGTACGCGATACGGTCACACCATGGATATATGCTACGCCAGATTTGGATATCCACCTGGCCACCCAAAATACTCGAGCCGACCTCACCTTCCCAACAAGACTGGAACTTTCGGAGGTGGCGCCGCTGGTGGTGCCGCTGTCAACAACACTACAAGAGAAGGAAATCAAACACTACATGGAGAAGCACATAAGGATTGG ACCCCTCCTCGTGTTCGTCCCATTGGCTGCAAATGGGTCTACAAAATCAAGAGATTGCCTGATGGCAGCATTGAACGACACAAAGCCTGTCTCGTTGCAAAGGGGTTTTCACAAATTGAAGGTGTGGATTACTTCGAAACCTTTTCTCCTGTGGTCAAAATGTCCACCATTCGTGTGGTGCTTGCTCTAGCTTCAATTAACCACTGGACCATTCAACAATTAGAT AGCTGCAAACTTCGGAAATCCTTGTATGGCTTGAAACGGGCAAGCCGAAAATGGTATGAGAAATTATCCTCCCTTCTCTTAACTTATGGATATCGACATGCTCATGCTGATCATAGCCTTTTCATTAAGAATCATCATTTTGAATTCACTGCCCTCattatatatgttgatgacattgttttAACTGGTAATTCTCCTTGTGAAATCACCAACATCAAGAAGATTTTGCATTCTAATTTTCACATCAAGGATCTCGGCacattgaagtattttttgggCATCGAAGTGGCCCATTCAAGCCAAGGGATTTCACTATGTCAAAGAAAATATTGTCTTGACCTTCTCAAGGATTCTGGGATGCTTGGTTGCAAGCCCTCTTCTACACCTATGGATAGCACTCTTCGACTCCATGCTgattcctctagcctccttccTAATCCGCTGCCATATAGAAGACTAGTTGGTCGCTTGATTTACCTTACTAGCACTAGGCCTGACATAGCCTTTGCTATGCAACAATTGAGccaatttatgtccaaacccACTAAAGCTCATCACCATGCAGCTATCAAAGTTCTTCGCTACCTTAAAAGTTGTCCCGGCAAAGGCTTACTCTTTCCCAGAAATTGTAATACCCAAATCCGTGGTTTTAGTGATGCCGATTGG ACAAAGAAACAGAACACAGTCTCACGTTCCTCTTCCAAAGCTGAATATCGCGCTCTAGCTTCTGCAACCTGTGAACTGCAGTGGCTAACTTTTCTTCTTAGAGATTTGCAAGTTCCTTGCTCACCTCAACCTAGCCTCTACTGTGACAACCAAAGCGCTCTTCACATAGCTGCCAACCTTGTTTTTCATGAACGGACGAAGCACTTGGATATTGATTATCATCTAGTTAGAGAGAAATCCCAGATTGGTCTTATGCGGCTGCTTCCT TGTAGAATGGCCATGCTTACTATTCTCCTTCTAAGCAAACTactttctctcttctctaaaTTTGCAGTCGCAACAGATACCATCACCCAGTCTGAGTTCCTTGAAGATAACACGACCTTGGTTTCAAACAATGGAACCTTTGAGTTGGGTTTCTTCACCCCGGGTAGTAGTAGTTCCCCGAACCTCTATGTAGGAATCTGGTACAAAAATATTCCAATCAGAACCGTGGTTTGGGTTGCGAACCGCGACAATCCAATCAACGACAACTCCAGCAAATTGAGCATAAACACAAAGGGCAACCTGGTACTTACCAACCAAAACAACACCGTTATTTGGTCAACAAACACGACAACAAAAGCATCCCTTGTCGTAGCACAGTTGTTAGACTCAGGCAACTTGGTTCTAAGAGACGAGAAAGACACGAATCCTGAAAACTACTTGTGGCAGAGCTTTGACTATCCCTCAGACACGTTTCTACCTGGAATGAAATTGGGATGGAACTTGAAGAAAGGCCTCAATAGGGTCCTAACTGCTTGGAAAAACTGGGATGACCCTTCACCAGGGGACTTCACACTGTCTATTTTACATACCAATAATCCTGAAGAGGTTATGTGGAAGGGCACAACACAATACTACGGAAGTGGCCCATGGGATGGAACTGTATTCAGCGGTAGCCCCTCCGTGTCATCTGACTCAAATGTAAACTACGCAATTGTGTCCAACAAGGATGAATTTTACATTACATATAGCCTAATTGATAAGTCGTTGATTTCAAGAGTTGTtattaatcaaacaaaatatgTTCGTCAGCGCTTGTTGTGGAATATAGATAGTCAAACGTGGAGGGTGTCTTCAGAGTTGCCAACCGATTTCTGCGACCAGTATAATACTTGTGGCGCATTTGGGATTTGTGTCATTGGTCAGGTACCGGCGTGCAAGTGTTTGGATGGATTCAAGCCAAAATCGCCCCGAAATTGGACCCAAATGAGTTGGAATCAGGGGTGTGTGCACAACCAAACATGGAGCTGCAGGAAAAAGGGCAGGGATGGCTTTAATAAATTCAATAGCGTGAAGGCACCAGACACTAGAAGATCGTGGGTTAATGCAAGTATGACACTAGATGAGTGCAAAAACAAATGTTGGGAAAATTGCTCATGTACAGCTTATGCAAATTCAGACATCAAGGGAGGAGGTAGTGGCTGTGCCATTTGGTTCAGTGATCTGTTAAATATAAGACTGATGCCAAATGCTGGACAAGATCTGTATATTAGATTGGCAGTGTCTGAAACAG CTCAACAAAATCAAGACGAGAAACATAGCTCAAAGAAAAAGGTGGTTGTGATTGCAAGCACGGTCTCCTCTGTAATTGCTATactattaattttcatattcattTACTGGagctacaaaaataaaaataaag AGATCATCACCGGGATCGAAGGAAAGAACAATAAAAGCCAACAAGAAGATTTTGAGCTACCTTTATTTGACCTTGCCTCAATAGCACATGCCACAAATAATTTTTCAGATGACAATAAGCTTGGTGAGGGTGGTTTTGGGCCTGTATACAAG GGAATACTACCAGATGGACAAGAGGTTGCTGTTAAGAGGCTTTCACGAACATCTAGACAAggattaaaagaatttaagaatGAGGTTATGTTATGTGCCGAACTCCAACATCGGAATCTTGTTAAAGTTCTTGGCTGCTGCATTCAAGACGATGAGAAATTGCTCATATACGAATATATGGCCAACAAAAGCTTAGACGTCTTTCTTTTTG ATTCTAGTCAAGGTAAACTGCTTGATTGGCCTAAGCGTTTCTGCATTATAAATGGAATTGCTCGGGGACTACTTTATCTTCATCAAGACTCAAGACTAAGGATCATACACAGAGATCTTAAGGCAAGTAATGTTTTATTGGATAATGAAATGAATCCAAAAATTTCAGATTTTGGCTTGGCTCGAATGTGTGGAGGTGATCAAATTGAAGGGAAAACAAACAGAGTAGTTGGTACATA TGGTTATATGGCACCTGAATATGCCTTTGATGGGATATTTTCCATTAAATCCGATGTGTTTAGCTTTGGTGTATTATTGCTAGAGATAGTTAGTGGCAAGAAAAATAGGCTCTTCTATCCAAACGACTACAACAATCTTATTGGGCAT gcATGGAGGCTGTGGAAAGAGGGAAATCCAATGCAATTCATTGACACTAGTTTGAAGGACTCATACAATCTACATGAGGCGTTGCGTTGCATTCATATTGGTCTCTTATGTGTGCAACATCATCCTAACGATAGATCAAACATGGCATCTGTGGTTGTATCATTGAGCAATGAGAATGCATTGCCTCTACCAAAAAATCCTAGCTACTTACTCAATGACATACCAACTGAAAGAGAATCTTCTTCTAATACATCCTTTTCTGTTAATGATGTCACTACCTCAATGTTGAGTGGGAGATAG